The region CCTTTCTGTCAGCGTGCAGCTTGATTCGGGTGCGGAGGTCGTGCGTCGTTCTGGTGTAGAGCCGTTGATCTCGATCACTCCGCAACACGTACGTGTAGTACACGGCGCCTCCCTTGGCGCGAATAGTTGGAACGGCACTAGACGCAGAGTTGGGCGGCGCTCCTCATCTCCTTGACGACCGCCGCGGGGTCGGCGGTCCCGAAGATCGCCGAGCCTGCCACCAGGACGGTCGCGCCGTGCTCGGCCAGCGGGCGGGCGTGCTCCACCTTGACGCCGCCGTCCACTGACACCTCGACCGGGCGGCCGCCCAGCAGCGTCCGGACGTGGCGGATCTTGGGATAGGCGCTCGGGATGAACTTCTGGCCGCCGAAGCCGGGGTTCACCGACATCACGAGCACCAGGTCCAGGTCGTCGAGCACGTACTGGAGGGCCTCGGGGTGCGTGGCGGGATTCAGCGCGGCGCCCGCCTTGGCCCCCAGCTCGCGGATCTGGGCGAGCGCGCGCTGCAGATGCGGGCATGCCTCCACGTGGACGGTCACCATGTCGGCGCCCGCGGAAACGAAGTCGGCCAGGTAGCGTTCGGGCTCCACGATCATCAGGTGGACGTCGAGGGGCAGCCGGGTGCGCTTGCGGATCGCCTCCACGACCACGGGGCCGATCGTGATGTTGGGGACGAAGCGCCCATCCATCACGTCCACATGGAGCTGATCGGCGCCGCCGGCCTCGACGCGCGCGATGTCGTCGGCCAGCGCGGCGAAGTCGGCAGACAGGATCGAGGGCGCGATCTTCACGCGCCCATCTTATCAGAGCGCTCGGCTCCGCCCGACCGGCGGAACCTGAGCGCGGTGAATCCGTCGGTGTCGTGGCGGTCCGGGCGGCACCGCAGCACGCCGTCGGGGTCGAGCGGCAGCGGAAAGGCGGCGGGCGGGTCGAGCCGGAAGTCCGGCCGGGTGGCCAGGAAGGCCCGGGCCACGTCGTTGTTCTCCTCGGGCTCGAGCGAGCAGGTGGCATAAACGAGCCGGCCGCCGGCCCTGACCATCGTCGCCGCCGCGGCGAGGATCGCGCCCTGGCGGGCGGCGTTGGCCGGGAGGTCCTCCGGC is a window of Candidatus Methylomirabilota bacterium DNA encoding:
- the rpe gene encoding ribulose-phosphate 3-epimerase, translated to MKIAPSILSADFAALADDIARVEAGGADQLHVDVMDGRFVPNITIGPVVVEAIRKRTRLPLDVHLMIVEPERYLADFVSAGADMVTVHVEACPHLQRALAQIRELGAKAGAALNPATHPEALQYVLDDLDLVLVMSVNPGFGGQKFIPSAYPKIRHVRTLLGGRPVEVSVDGGVKVEHARPLAEHGATVLVAGSAIFGTADPAAVVKEMRSAAQLCV